In Paracoccus methylovorus, a genomic segment contains:
- a CDS encoding amino acid ABC transporter permease — MVTYTGADNPPFRLSMLIYDRRYRSLTLQAIVFILVMLMASWLINNTLQNLSAMGKTFSFDFLFRRAGYDIPQQLIPYNSDDTHLRAAIIGVLNTLLVSITGCISATVVGVLVGVLRLSSNWLIARLMTIYVEVFRNIPLLLWILVILAVFTEVMPAPNAYRGENPAATMILFDTIAPTNRYTAVPSLGMTNPPATISLGREGISWAFIAFVVVIAAAWFGNRQLRRWAKNVQDQTGKRPTTWWISLAMFVLPVLFLIWYFGLHLIPPVLRGFNFADGTNLDNAFVVLWLALTLYTGAFIAEIVRGGVLAVSRGQTEAAFALGLRPRRTMSLVVLPQALRVIVPPLISQYLNLTKNSSLAIAVGYMDLRGTLGGTTLNQTGREMECMVLMMGIYLLLCLIISAGMNIFNSRVKLRER; from the coding sequence ATGGTCACCTATACGGGGGCGGACAACCCGCCATTCCGGTTGTCGATGCTGATCTATGATCGGCGCTATCGATCGCTGACTCTGCAAGCCATTGTCTTTATTCTTGTCATGCTGATGGCAAGCTGGCTGATCAACAACACGCTGCAAAACCTGTCCGCCATGGGCAAGACGTTCAGCTTTGATTTCCTGTTCCGCCGCGCGGGATACGATATTCCCCAGCAGCTTATACCCTATAATTCCGACGATACCCACCTGCGCGCCGCCATCATCGGGGTGCTGAACACGCTGCTTGTCTCGATCACGGGGTGCATCTCGGCCACGGTGGTGGGGGTGCTGGTGGGGGTGCTGCGCCTGTCCTCGAACTGGCTGATTGCGCGGCTGATGACGATCTATGTCGAAGTGTTCCGCAACATTCCCCTGCTTTTGTGGATTTTGGTGATCCTGGCGGTCTTTACCGAGGTCATGCCCGCCCCTAACGCCTATCGCGGCGAAAACCCGGCTGCGACCATGATCCTGTTCGACACCATCGCGCCGACGAACCGCTACACCGCCGTCCCCTCGCTTGGCATGACCAACCCGCCTGCGACCATTTCGCTGGGGCGTGAAGGGATCAGTTGGGCGTTCATCGCCTTTGTCGTGGTCATCGCTGCCGCCTGGTTCGGTAATCGCCAGCTCAGGAGATGGGCCAAGAACGTGCAGGACCAGACCGGCAAGCGGCCCACGACATGGTGGATCAGCCTTGCGATGTTCGTCCTGCCGGTGCTGTTCCTGATCTGGTATTTCGGCCTGCACCTGATCCCGCCGGTGCTGCGCGGCTTCAACTTTGCCGACGGCACCAATCTGGACAACGCCTTTGTCGTGTTGTGGCTGGCGCTGACGCTTTACACTGGCGCCTTCATTGCCGAAATCGTGCGCGGGGGTGTTCTGGCCGTTAGCCGTGGCCAGACCGAGGCCGCATTCGCACTGGGCCTGCGGCCGCGCCGCACCATGTCGCTGGTCGTATTGCCGCAGGCGCTGCGGGTGATCGTGCCGCCGCTGATCTCGCAATATCTGAACCTGACCAAGAACAGCTCGCTTGCCATCGCCGTGGGCTACATGGACCTGCGCGGCACGCTGGGCGGCACGACACTGAACCAGACCGGGCGCGAGATGGAGTGCATGGTGCTGATGATGGGCATCTATCTGTTGCTCTGCCTGATCATCTCGGCCGGCATGAACATCTTCAACAGCCGCGTCAAGCTGAGGGAGCGTTGA